The sequence TCCCGGCACCATGACTCTTTCCTCTGGCATGATCCGTGTGCTGTTAATGGCCCTGGCCGGCGCCCTGGTCGTGCTGCCCGTCTCCTGCGGGCAGACAGCCATCCAGCTGGACGGCGTCGAGATCAGAAATTATCAGGGCCAGGACCTCTCCTCGGTTGCCACCGATTTCCGTGAGAACTCGATCAAGGGCCCGCAGTACATAGACAGGGACAGCTACCGGCTTGAGATCGGCGGCCTGGTCGACAACCACGAATCGCTCACATACGACCAGGTGCTGAACCGCCAGCACTATTCGAAAGTCTCGGAACTGCAGTGCGTTGAGGGCTGGAGCGTGAACATCCTCTGGGAAGGCGTCCTTGTCCGCGACCTCATCCGCGATGCGGGCGCACGGCCCGAGGCCAACACGGTGATATTGCGCGCCGTCGACGGGTACTCGACTTCCTTCCCGCTTTCCTTTTTCTATGACAGGGACATCATCATGGCCAGCCGCATGAACGATGTCACGATACCGCCGGAGCGTGGGTTCCCCTTCATGCTGGTCGCTGAGGACAAATGGGGCTACAAATGGATCAAGTGGATAACCAGCATAGAGCTCTCGAACGACCCCAACTTCAAGGGATACTGGGAGCAGAGAGGTTATAACCAGAACGGGGATGTCACCGGGCCCAAGTACTAGGCGCTGTCATTCATCCTTCATGAACAGGCTCAGGTATGTGTGTACGAGCAGCAGCGCTATAAACGGGAAATGAAGATTGTCGTGGATCTGGTTGGCCTGGGCCTTGCCCAGCAGGCCCAGGGTCAACGGCTCGATCTGCCGCCAATATATTATCCCCAGGCCCGTGAGCAGGTAGAAGACCAGGTACACGACCATGATCCAGTGAAAGGCCTTCTTTACCTTCTTGCGCGTCGACCTTTTCGGGTTTTCCTCCGTGGCTAGCCGCCGGTGTAGGCAACCGGTATATGCTGGGCATCCCAGTAATCTATTTTTTCTTTCAGCTGCTGCCGGGTGTTATCGATCTCCTGCTTCTGCGGGCTCCAGTCGGTGGGGCACTCGCGCTTGAGCTGATCGAGCTTGGCGCTCAGATCGTCGGCCAGCCGGTTCATCTCCGTCATCTCGGCGCTGGCGGCCCTCTTTTCCTCGTCGCTCATGTTTCCCAGCGCTCGCATGATGGTATAGAGCCTTGATTTCACCGAGGTCAGTTCGGCATACATCGCGTCGCAGTAATAATTGGCGTCCATTTCTTCCTCCCTTGTTGGCGGCCGCAAACGGAAAACATCTCCATCCCGCCGATTTGATCTGATACTTTGCTTTTTCCCCGCCAACCCGTCTCTAAACTTGGGGGCAGGTTTTCCCGCAAGTCTCTGAGGGAATGACAAATTCATGGAATTCGTTCAGCTACCGGAGCCTGCCCGAATCGAGCGCGCCGCCGAGGGCATACGCAATCGCGGCATGTATGCCGAGACGGTTCAATCTCCGGAACAGGCGCTCGAGAGACTGGTCAGCCTGATCCCCGAGGGAGCCTCGGTCATGACCGGGGCCTCGGTCACGCTGGAAAAGATCGGCTTTATCGATCTGCTGATCTCGGGCAAACATCCCTGGAAGAACCTCAAGGACAAGATCTTCGCGGAAAAAGATCCGGCCAGGCTGGTGGAGCTGCGCCGGCGCAGCACCATGGCTGACTACTTCATGGGCAGCGTGCACGCGATAACAGAAGCGGGCGAGCTGGTTATAGCCTCAGCTTCCGGCAGCCAGCTGCCGGCATATGCCTACTGCGCCAGGAACATCATCTGGATCGCAGGGACGCAAAAGATAGTGCCCGATCTCGACAGCGGATTCCGGCGCTTGCGGGAATATGTCTTCCCCCTGGAAGACCGTCGCATGAAGAGCACCGGCGCCGCCGGCAGCGCCATCAACAAGGTGCTTGTCATCTACGGCGAGCCCGAATATTCCAGGCGCATGGTGACCATGATACTCGTCAACGAAAAGCTGGGCTTCTGATCAGCGATCGCGAAGTAAAGCCCTATCCCCGTATCAGGCGCCTGATGGTCGATGCCGGACGCCTGGCGCGCCGGCGCCAGTTCATCCATGGGCTATTCGAGGTGGATGTGACCAGGACCCGCCAGTTGATCCGCGGGCACCGGCTCCGCACCGGGCAGCCGCTCTCGATGACCGCTTACGTCGCCTGGTGCCTGGCGCAGGCGGTTGACCGGGATAAAAGCGTGCAGGCGATGCGTTCCTGGGGAAACCGGCTGGTGATATTCGACGACGTCGACATCTACATGCCGATCGAGATCGATCTCGACGGCAGGAAATTCCCCTATCTTCACACTCTGCGCAATGCCAACAGCAGGACCCCCACCGATCTCGATGCCGAGATCCGGGCAGTCAAGAGCATGCCCGAGCAGAGCGGCAGCGCCGGCACCTGGCGCTACATGCAGTGGTTTGTCCGTCTGCCGCATTTTGTCAGGATGCTGATCCAGTGGGTAGTGTTTAAAAACCCTGATTGGGTCAAGCAACATGCCGGCACGGTGGAGCTGACGGCGATCGGGATGTTCGGCCGCGGCGGCGGTTGGGGAATCTACAATCCCAATCACACGCTGGCGGTCGTCATCGGCGGCGTAGTCAAGAAGCCCGCTGCCGTCGACGGCGGCATCGAGGTGCGCGAGTTCCTCGATCTGTCGGTGCAGGTGGACCATGACATCATCGACGGCGGCCCCGCGGCCCGTTTCGCCAGCCAGCTCCGGGAGATGATCGAAACCGGCCATGGGCTGGCGGAGCAGTCTGTGGAGCAGGCGCCGGCATCATCGAAGCCGGTTTCCCGCAATCCCGCGTAAACCGGGGAATTCCCCTGCTTAACTGAAAAGTGAAAGCAAGACGATGGCCGGCAGCCTAAACAACTTCGAATGGGCGCATCATCTCGTTGTCCTCGTGTTCCAGGATGTGGCAGTGGTACACATAGGATGCCGGGCGCGAAGCTCCATCCGGCGGTGAGAAGGGCGCCACGATCCTGAGTATCTCCGCCGGCATGGCCAGGGCTGTGTCTTTCCATCCGGCCGAATGCGGGGGAGGCGCCACCGCCGGGCCGGTGACGTAGCTGTTGGGATCCGGCTTGGGGCTCGTTCCGGCGCGCCAGGCTTCCTTGGCGTTCCAGTAATTGATCTGGTCGAGCGGCTGGCGGTTGAGAATCTGGAACTGGGTCAGGTGCAGATGGAGCGGATGCGCCTCTTCCGTCAGGTTGACAAATTCCCAGATTTCGGTAGTTCCGTCCCGCGGCTGCTCCTCGACCGGATCACGGAAGAGTCTGTTGTTGATCTGCAATTGCAGCCTGCCGGTAGCGCCTTCGATGTTCTCCAGATTGATGACGCGGCTGGCGAGCCCGGCGGTGGGGCTTAAGGCGGGCAGCGGCGGCAAGGCAAGTGACGCCGCTGGTGTCGTTCTATCCCCGG comes from Actinomycetota bacterium and encodes:
- a CDS encoding 2-oxo acid dehydrogenase subunit E2, coding for MVDAGRLARRRQFIHGLFEVDVTRTRQLIRGHRLRTGQPLSMTAYVAWCLAQAVDRDKSVQAMRSWGNRLVIFDDVDIYMPIEIDLDGRKFPYLHTLRNANSRTPTDLDAEIRAVKSMPEQSGSAGTWRYMQWFVRLPHFVRMLIQWVVFKNPDWVKQHAGTVELTAIGMFGRGGGWGIYNPNHTLAVVIGGVVKKPAAVDGGIEVREFLDLSVQVDHDIIDGGPAARFASQLREMIETGHGLAEQSVEQAPASSKPVSRNPA
- a CDS encoding molybdopterin-dependent oxidoreductase; translated protein: MTLSSGMIRVLLMALAGALVVLPVSCGQTAIQLDGVEIRNYQGQDLSSVATDFRENSIKGPQYIDRDSYRLEIGGLVDNHESLTYDQVLNRQHYSKVSELQCVEGWSVNILWEGVLVRDLIRDAGARPEANTVILRAVDGYSTSFPLSFFYDRDIIMASRMNDVTIPPERGFPFMLVAEDKWGYKWIKWITSIELSNDPNFKGYWEQRGYNQNGDVTGPKY
- a CDS encoding lactate utilization protein; this encodes MEFVQLPEPARIERAAEGIRNRGMYAETVQSPEQALERLVSLIPEGASVMTGASVTLEKIGFIDLLISGKHPWKNLKDKIFAEKDPARLVELRRRSTMADYFMGSVHAITEAGELVIASASGSQLPAYAYCARNIIWIAGTQKIVPDLDSGFRRLREYVFPLEDRRMKSTGAAGSAINKVLVIYGEPEYSRRMVTMILVNEKLGF